A stretch of the Fundidesulfovibrio soli genome encodes the following:
- a CDS encoding metallophosphoesterase encodes MSAHAPYWIAVGDIHGHTAPLASIPELPGAAGVIVTGDMTIRGGVPEASAVLDAVAAINPRVLAQIGNMDKPPVQTWLDGRGQGIHARAVELAPGAGIMGVGWSPPTPFGTPAEAPETQIAQWLVEAYDQARGFGHLALISHTPPYGTLADVIGSGAHVGSPAVREFIERVQPEVCVTGHIHEARCTDRLGRTVIVNPGELAAGGYVLLRLGADGFTAELKTIGGGRP; translated from the coding sequence ATGAGCGCACACGCCCCCTACTGGATCGCCGTCGGCGACATCCACGGCCACACCGCCCCCCTGGCCTCCATACCGGAACTGCCCGGCGCGGCGGGCGTCATCGTCACCGGAGACATGACCATACGCGGCGGCGTGCCCGAGGCCAGCGCCGTGCTGGACGCCGTGGCCGCCATCAACCCGCGCGTGCTGGCCCAGATCGGCAACATGGACAAGCCCCCGGTGCAGACCTGGCTGGACGGACGCGGCCAGGGCATTCACGCCCGCGCCGTGGAACTGGCCCCTGGCGCGGGAATCATGGGGGTGGGCTGGTCGCCGCCGACGCCCTTCGGCACTCCGGCCGAAGCCCCGGAAACGCAGATCGCGCAGTGGCTGGTGGAGGCCTACGATCAGGCCAGGGGCTTCGGGCACCTGGCGCTCATCTCCCACACGCCTCCCTACGGCACCCTGGCGGACGTGATCGGGAGCGGCGCGCATGTCGGCTCCCCGGCGGTGCGCGAGTTCATCGAGCGGGTGCAGCCCGAGGTCTGCGTCACGGGCCACATCCACGAGGCCCGCTGCACGGACCGCCTGGGCCGCACCGTGATCGTCAACCCCGGCGAGCTGGCCGCCGGGGGCTACGTGCTCCTGCGCCTGGGAGCGGACGGCTTCACGGCGGAGCTGAAAACCATAGGCGGGGGGCGCCCGTGA
- a CDS encoding 5-formyltetrahydrofolate cyclo-ligase, with translation MPDNANAQIHTPAGDKPALRAAMLARRKALAPAAVLQAGRSANALLDTVPRWREAREVLVYLDFGGEVATRPVIEALLERGVRVLAPRCRPGEAGVLDVACLSCLSELSPGAYGILEPDPARCPALECVRPDAALIPAVAFDLRGGRLGFGQGYYDRLLASPGFEHTFLAGLAHAFQVVAALPLDPWDRPVHAVVTEKEILWPIP, from the coding sequence ATGCCCGACAACGCGAACGCCCAGATACACACCCCGGCAGGGGACAAGCCCGCCCTGCGCGCGGCCATGCTGGCCCGGCGCAAGGCCCTGGCCCCGGCTGCCGTGCTTCAGGCCGGGCGGTCCGCAAACGCCTTGCTGGACACGGTGCCGCGCTGGCGCGAGGCCCGCGAGGTGCTGGTGTACCTCGATTTCGGCGGCGAGGTGGCCACCCGCCCCGTGATCGAGGCCTTGCTGGAGCGCGGCGTGCGCGTGCTGGCTCCGCGCTGCCGCCCCGGCGAGGCCGGGGTGTTGGACGTGGCCTGCCTGAGCTGCCTCTCGGAACTCTCGCCCGGGGCCTACGGCATCCTCGAGCCGGACCCGGCGCGCTGCCCGGCCCTGGAGTGCGTCCGCCCCGACGCCGCCCTGATCCCGGCCGTGGCCTTCGACCTGCGCGGCGGCAGGCTGGGCTTCGGCCAGGGCTACTACGACCGGCTGCTGGCCTCCCCCGGCTTCGAGCACACCTTCCTGGCCGGGCTGGCCCACGCCTTCCAGGTGGTGGCGGCCCTGCCCCTTGACCCCTGGGACAGGCCCGTGCACGCCGTGGTCACCGAAAAGGAAATCCTATGGCCCATCCCATAA
- a CDS encoding polyphenol oxidase family protein → MAHPIIHTTIPFAFPGLPQVGVAFTTALTGNISHAVGDDPEGVDAAREALGEALGFDSWHSLKQVHGVDMAFDAPESPTGEPSAVVADGQATDRPGRALVVKTADCQPILLAHESGRFVAGLHVGWRGNVQEFPQAGVHAFCERYGLRPQELLAVRGPSLGPGASEFTNFEMEFGDRFRPFHDPATSRVNLWRLVAAQLEEAGLLPERIFGLDLCTFDLPLFFSYRREKNLGRQASLIWIRKQP, encoded by the coding sequence ATGGCCCATCCCATAATACACACCACGATCCCCTTCGCCTTCCCCGGCCTGCCTCAGGTGGGCGTGGCCTTCACCACGGCGCTCACCGGCAACATCTCGCATGCCGTGGGCGACGACCCGGAGGGGGTGGACGCCGCGCGCGAGGCCCTCGGCGAGGCCCTGGGCTTCGACAGCTGGCACTCCCTCAAGCAGGTGCACGGCGTGGACATGGCCTTCGACGCGCCAGAGTCCCCCACGGGCGAGCCCTCGGCCGTGGTGGCCGACGGCCAGGCCACGGACCGGCCCGGGCGCGCCCTGGTGGTCAAGACGGCGGATTGCCAGCCCATCCTGCTGGCCCACGAGAGCGGCAGGTTCGTGGCCGGGCTGCACGTGGGCTGGCGCGGCAACGTGCAGGAATTCCCCCAGGCGGGCGTGCACGCCTTCTGCGAACGCTACGGCCTGCGCCCGCAGGAGCTTCTGGCCGTGCGCGGCCCGAGCCTTGGCCCCGGCGCATCGGAGTTCACCAATTTCGAGATGGAGTTCGGCGACCGTTTCCGCCCCTTCCACGACCCGGCCACCAGCAGGGTGAACCTCTGGCGGCTGGTGGCGGCGCAACTCGAGGAGGCGGGCCTGCTGCCCGAACGCATCTTCGGGCTGGACCTGTGCACCTTTGACCTGCCGCTGTTCTTCTCCTACCGCAGGGAAAAGAACCTGGGCCGGCAGGCCAGCCTGATCTGGATCAGAAAGCAACCCTGA